One Oncorhynchus masou masou isolate Uvic2021 chromosome 18, UVic_Omas_1.1, whole genome shotgun sequence DNA window includes the following coding sequences:
- the LOC135504266 gene encoding synaptotagmin-2-like isoform X2, whose protein sequence is MKWNLFKKKPEAMVGPEPTGASVLTVAPGPVASTAADNSTEAVKNGDFDDIKNKFLNEIDKIPLPSWAIIAIAVVAATLILTCCFCIVKKCCCKKKKNKKGKKGKGEMGMTNMKGGEDDDDYDEDDAETGMTGDEKEEEVKEKEKLGKLQYSIDYDFQDNKLTVGLLQAADLLSMDSGGTSDPYVKVYVLPDKKKHFTTKVHKKTLNPTFNETFVFKIPFQEMGGKTLVMQVFDFDRFSKHDVIGEVKLPLHKLDLAQPLEEWRDLDSAEKEEQEKLGDICISLRYVPTAGKLTICILEAKNLKKMDVGGLSDPYVKINLMQNGKRLKKKKTTVKKNTLNPYYNESFSFEIPIEQMQKIQAVVTVLDYDKIGKNDAIGKIWVGSKATGTQLKHWSDMLANPRRPIAQWHPLQPEEEIDASLAALNAKK, encoded by the exons ATGAAGTGGAACCTGTTCAAAAAGAAGCCTGAAGCCATGGTCGGACCGGAGCCCACTGGGGCCTCTGTCTTAACTGTTGCCCCTGGCCCCGTGGCCTCCACCGCAGCTGACAACTCCACAGAGGCCGTCAAAAACGGCGATTTTGACGACATCAAGAATAAGTTCCTCAATGAGATTGACAAGATCCCAT tGCCATCATGGGCCATCATCGCCATTGCAGTTGTAGCTGCTACCCTGATTCTCACCTGCTGCTTCTGCATCGTTAAGAAGTGCTGTTGCAAGAAAAAGAAGAACAAGAAGGGCAAGAAAGGGAAGGGGGAAATGGGCATGACGAACATGAAAGGAGGAGAG GacgatgatgattatgatgaagATGATGCTGAGACTGGTATGACTGGAgatgagaaagaggaagaggtgaaggagAAAGAAAAGCTTGGGAAGCTTCAGTATTCCATAGATTATGACTTCCAGGACAACAAG CTCACAGTAGGCCTTCTCCAAGCAGCTGATCTCCTCTCCATGGACAGCGGCGGCACCTCTGACCCCTATGTCAAGGTCTATGTCCTCCCAGACAAGAAGAAGCATTTTACCACCAAGGTGCACAAGAAGACGCTGAACCCTACCTTCAATGAGACCTTTGTTTTCAAG ATTCCATTCCAAGAGATGGGTGGCAAGACTTTGGTCATGCAGGTCTTTGACTTTGACCGCTTCTCTAAGCATGACGTCATTGGAGAGGTGAAACTACCCTTGCACAAACTGGACCTGGCCCAGccactggaggagtggagggatctGGACAGTGCAGAGAAAGAAGAG CAAGAGAAGCTGGGAGATATCTGCATCTCTCTGCGCTATGTACCCACTGCTGGGAAACTTACCATCTGTATCCTGGAGGCCAAGAACCTCAAGAAGATGGACGTGGGAGGACTGTCAG ATCCCTATGTGAAGATCAACTTGATGCAGAACGGCAAGCgtctgaagaagaagaagaccacGGTGAAGAAGAACACTCTGAATCCATACTACAACGAGTCCTTCAGCTTTGAGATTCCTATTGAGCAGATGCAG AAAATCCAAGCTGTGGTCACAGTACTGGATTATGACAAGATCGGTAAAAACGATGCAATCGGGAAGATCTGGGTGGGCAGCAAGGCGACTGGCACCCAACTGAAGCACTGGTCCGACATGCTGGCCAACCCTCGCCGCCCCATCGCCCAGTGGCATCCACTGCAGCCCGAGGAGGAGATTGATGCTTCTCTGGCAGCCCTGAACGCCAAGAAGtaa
- the LOC135504266 gene encoding synaptotagmin-2-like isoform X1, which yields MKWNLFKKKPEAMVGPEPTGASVLTVAPGPVASTAADNSTEAVKNGDFDDIKNKFLNEIDKIPLPSWAIIAIAVVAATLILTCCFCIVKKCCCKKKKNKKGKKGKGEMGMTNMKGGEKQDDDDYDEDDAETGMTGDEKEEEVKEKEKLGKLQYSIDYDFQDNKLTVGLLQAADLLSMDSGGTSDPYVKVYVLPDKKKHFTTKVHKKTLNPTFNETFVFKIPFQEMGGKTLVMQVFDFDRFSKHDVIGEVKLPLHKLDLAQPLEEWRDLDSAEKEEQEKLGDICISLRYVPTAGKLTICILEAKNLKKMDVGGLSDPYVKINLMQNGKRLKKKKTTVKKNTLNPYYNESFSFEIPIEQMQKIQAVVTVLDYDKIGKNDAIGKIWVGSKATGTQLKHWSDMLANPRRPIAQWHPLQPEEEIDASLAALNAKK from the exons ATGAAGTGGAACCTGTTCAAAAAGAAGCCTGAAGCCATGGTCGGACCGGAGCCCACTGGGGCCTCTGTCTTAACTGTTGCCCCTGGCCCCGTGGCCTCCACCGCAGCTGACAACTCCACAGAGGCCGTCAAAAACGGCGATTTTGACGACATCAAGAATAAGTTCCTCAATGAGATTGACAAGATCCCAT tGCCATCATGGGCCATCATCGCCATTGCAGTTGTAGCTGCTACCCTGATTCTCACCTGCTGCTTCTGCATCGTTAAGAAGTGCTGTTGCAAGAAAAAGAAGAACAAGAAGGGCAAGAAAGGGAAGGGGGAAATGGGCATGACGAACATGAAAGGAGGAGAG AAACAGGacgatgatgattatgatgaagATGATGCTGAGACTGGTATGACTGGAgatgagaaagaggaagaggtgaaggagAAAGAAAAGCTTGGGAAGCTTCAGTATTCCATAGATTATGACTTCCAGGACAACAAG CTCACAGTAGGCCTTCTCCAAGCAGCTGATCTCCTCTCCATGGACAGCGGCGGCACCTCTGACCCCTATGTCAAGGTCTATGTCCTCCCAGACAAGAAGAAGCATTTTACCACCAAGGTGCACAAGAAGACGCTGAACCCTACCTTCAATGAGACCTTTGTTTTCAAG ATTCCATTCCAAGAGATGGGTGGCAAGACTTTGGTCATGCAGGTCTTTGACTTTGACCGCTTCTCTAAGCATGACGTCATTGGAGAGGTGAAACTACCCTTGCACAAACTGGACCTGGCCCAGccactggaggagtggagggatctGGACAGTGCAGAGAAAGAAGAG CAAGAGAAGCTGGGAGATATCTGCATCTCTCTGCGCTATGTACCCACTGCTGGGAAACTTACCATCTGTATCCTGGAGGCCAAGAACCTCAAGAAGATGGACGTGGGAGGACTGTCAG ATCCCTATGTGAAGATCAACTTGATGCAGAACGGCAAGCgtctgaagaagaagaagaccacGGTGAAGAAGAACACTCTGAATCCATACTACAACGAGTCCTTCAGCTTTGAGATTCCTATTGAGCAGATGCAG AAAATCCAAGCTGTGGTCACAGTACTGGATTATGACAAGATCGGTAAAAACGATGCAATCGGGAAGATCTGGGTGGGCAGCAAGGCGACTGGCACCCAACTGAAGCACTGGTCCGACATGCTGGCCAACCCTCGCCGCCCCATCGCCCAGTGGCATCCACTGCAGCCCGAGGAGGAGATTGATGCTTCTCTGGCAGCCCTGAACGCCAAGAAGtaa